One part of the Eriocheir sinensis breed Jianghai 21 chromosome 6, ASM2467909v1, whole genome shotgun sequence genome encodes these proteins:
- the LOC126989570 gene encoding uncharacterized protein LOC126989570 — protein MRTIPGISPLLRPLENAVKNVFLPALVKYHALGEEERDMLALPPRLGGMGITNPEKLADKENQNSISLTRSLINRIIAQEAEGEIDQTEIRDIKRKISEERQQAQKDELDRLTQHLSTEMGRKIHTAQEAGASNWLTSLPIRAKGFSLNKQEFVDAIALRYGWPIEGLPDLCACGSPNDVTHTMTCKKGGFVCIRHDEVRDLTASMLGEVCQDVTTEPALLPLDGEHLRYRTANTSQEARVDVSARGFWVRGQRAFMDIRIFDPMAACHRELPLQAAHHRNEQEKTRAYGERIQHVDQGSFTPLVFTTSGGMGPRAQCFYTRLAELISEKKQQPRSHVVAWMRCRLSFSLLRSAILCLRGTRHSGPKATTISNMDYEATVVESDIRVGRE, from the coding sequence atgcgcaccatccccggcatcagtccactcctccgaccactggaaaatgccgtcaagaatgtattcttgccggcgctggtgaaatatcatgctttgggggaggaagagagggatatgctagcacttcccccaagactgggtgggatggggatcaccaaccctgagaagctggcagataaggagaaccaaaactccatcagccttaccaggtcactcatcaacaggatcatcgctcaggaggcagagggcgagatagaccaaacagaaataagagatattaaaagaaaaatctcagaagaaaggcaacaggcccaaaaagacgagctggaccgtcttacacaacacctgtccacagaaatgggtagaaaaatacacacagcacaggaggcaggcgcctctaactggctaacgtcattaccaatcagagcaaagggcttcagccttaacaaacaagaatttgtcgacgccattgctctgagatatggctggccgattgagggactgcccgatctctgtgcatgtggatcaccaaatgatgtcacccacaccatgacatgtaaaaaaggaggattcgtctgtattcgacacgatgaagtgagggatctgacagccagcatgcttggggaggtatgccaagacgtcactaccgagccggcactgcttcccctggacggcgaacaccttcgatacaggacagccaatacctcacaggaggcacgggttgatgtaagtgcccgcggattctgggtgcgcggacagcgggcgttcatggacatccgcatattcgacccgatggctgcctgtcaccgtgagctgcccctgcaagccgcccaccacaggaacgagcaggagaagacaagggcatacggtgaaagaatccaacatgtggatcagggcagcttcacccccctcgtcttcaccacatccggcgggatgggtcccagggcccaatgcttctacacacgcctcgcggaactaatctcagaaaagaagcaacagccaaggagccacgttgtcgcctggatgaggtgtcgcctctcgttctccctgctcaggtcggccatcctatgtctcaggggcaccagacactctggcccaaaagccaccaccatctccaatatggactatgaagccacagtggtggagagtgacattagggtgggtcgggagtga